TGCCTGATGGTTGTCCTGATGGAGGTAATGGTAATAATGCTAGGCAACAATAACACAAACACCCGTGTGACAGCAACAAACTGGGTCACTTTATCcggttgtggttgtggtgggAAGCCCGGGAGGTTGGGAACTATTCTTATACCGATTCACACCAACGTTCTAGCTGGGCAAGGATCAGACATTTATGGGGATGCATGATTTCCGCTTCCAAGCCCATCAAAACCAAGTGTGgcaagtgtgtgtggttttgcctGTTCGTCGGTGACTTTGTGACTAAAGCGAGACTCAAACGGATACCACACCGAATATTTCTGTAATAGTTTCGACAGGGTTTCACCACGGAAGTGATTCCATCATCAATCTGAACTCTTCATTTTcatctttggcacaacaatcgtACCTGTACGTACAACCTATGAGCTTAGCTtttagtgacttattgattacccatagGAGATAGACGGGGGCTGGAACCCTTGACGGGCATGCTGCTAAGTCGCAAAAGTTGACAAccgtaccacgagaccggccttAATCTCAATCTGAACTGCTTATTGAATAATGCATGTATGCAAAAAGGTTGACAATGTATAACCCGGGTGTAGGAATAGGTCTGAGTGTTCCATTAGGACTATTTCGGCTACTAAAAAGTTTTCTACCGCTGACTACAAGGATGCAGAATAGCAGTGTATGCTCCGAATTTCTGAGATGCTTGTAATTATGAGTCAAAAATCTTTATGCTCTATTTCTGAACTGCATTAGCTTAATTACAAACAGTCCAACAACAGCTGCAAAACATCTATTGACTCCGACAAAGATACAGCTGGAATTCCAATATACAAACACATAGATCCCAATATCCTTAGGCCAATTAGCGCTGATCGGTTTATCGGGAATGGTTCAAAGCGAACGGTTGATTTGATTTCCCTGCAAAGCAATGAATGGCTTTCATCCGGAAAATTTGTTTCACCCGCGGAGCAACAAGCACTTTTATCCGTCCAGCGAAATGATTAGATTGCAGTAAAGCGCTTGCGGACACGCGAAGGGTTGGCGCAGGCTCTGGCTCTGGCTGCTCTAATTGGAGTGAagtttcaattaatttaacaGCACAGCACAAGTGATACATCGATAATGGATTACTACAGGCTCGCGGgcaacaggcacacacactgtgcggcgtttgcagaagtttttgctaCAATAAAATCAgcacacaaaagaaaagaaaaaaaagatgtgcTCCATAAAATTCCAATGCACAGAAGCGTCACGCAAACAAAACGGTTCCGGAGTCGGACGTTAGACGTTGATGGGTTGTGGAAATGTGGCACATATTTTTCACCTAGACACGACTTTCCTTCTTTGCCTGGGGTTGTATGGTTATACGCATACACTATACAACAGCGCAACTACGCTCTGCTCCCTGATGTACGATAGCTAGACAATAGCCATGAGGCACCAAACTGCTGTCTGCCAATTTCTGACAGCTCATTTCCAACGTGTGAAAGCATCCTGATCCTATGGAagcatcctcccccccccctcgttcGTACGCTTCACGACGTCTAATTATCTCACCGAAAAACCTCCCTCAAGCACCCCTACAACATATACGCCTCGTCCCGTTCCGGTGTCTGTTTTCTGCGTGAAACCCCAGTAACTGGAACCCTGCCTGCCGCCCGAAGAAGCCGGAAGAGGCTTCTCTTCCCTAGAGCGTTccaatggggggggggaggatgggGTGTTTCAGGTTACGCTGTGCAAACTGTGGGCACCTAACTTGGCACCCCCTTGGCTAGGAGGCCACGCTGACAACTAGTCCCCtaactctctttctcctcGCTCAAGCGCGTCTTTTACCACGGCGGCGACGACGCTCGATGACCTTCGAAACTTTCCAACACGCGGGCACGATTTGTTTGTGTTAAGAGGGATAGTTCGTGCTAGGGGCGGCGGGTGATaccgtggtgctgctgctaaaGCGTAAAGTTGCATGGTAACCGTACGGCTGGATGAAACATGGATACACCGggcatcccccccccccccccccccatttatCCAGGGAGAGGACGGCGACGCTTTTGCGCTGATGCAGGATACTCGGGTGGCACGGTAAGGGgtgacattaaattaaagtttGAGTTCTAAGCCCCCAGACTACGATCCGCGCTGAGCCGCGATGGGTAAGGCGAAGCAATCCACCCGCTATCTCTATCGGAACGGAACCCAAACGAGACCCGACGGGAAGAAAGCATGGCAGACAGACAGCAAAACAGCGATTTATATTAATGGGTCaccggccaccaccaccaacaccaccactatACGAGATTCGATCGATTCATTGGTGACGACCTTCTGTTACATTGCAGTGCGGGAAAGACCTCACCTCACTCTCAGTGATAAAACACTCTTTGTGGCATCGATTGGGTTAGAAAAATCGAGGTGAGTTTTTCTCTTGCTCTATACTTCACTAGTGTTTgctaaaaaatgcatttatttattacacgTACTTAGGGAAGAACATAAGGCAGTagaattaataatttaagaagACTTGCTTATTCACCATTTgccaaatgtttttttttccacagATGATACACTTTGTATTTACGTCATAATATTTTATCAGTTCTTCTTCCGCATGATTTTCGATGTGAATCTGTCAAAGTCAGTCTAGATTGTGATGGGTTTAAAAACATGTGGAGTGAAAATTCAGATCTATGtggaataacattttgcacgCGGTAAATAACAATGATTACATTcaaaagtgacttggaaacccctgtattTACCGTACACGCGATGTTTTGCAATACGTCACGAAGGGCTGTTAAGCTCAATCCACAGTataaagtgttgaaaatcatattgAAGAGCACAGCAATCATTGTGAGTCAAATAGAATATGTGACGATTGTTGAGCAGTAAATAATGCTGCCGTTGTTTTAATTGACTCGAAATCCCTTGTTGGAACCTTATAACAGCAGCTTACGCTGGTTCCAACGACCTGTCAACGTCATCGTtaggaagagagaaaagaggaaaatagAGAACAAAAAGAGAGGGAAGATGCAACGAAAACCAAAAAGAGCTCGAAAGACAAACCGTGAGATTATTACAAAATAACCAGCGGAATGAAGAGACCAATTTTTCGGCAGCAACGTACGAGTAAACCGAAACTATTTAATTGTTCggcattaaattatttttctgcTTCGTTTTCTAACACCCCTTGTAAAGCTAGTAACATTGGAAACATTGGctcgcaacacgatgcaactTGTACTAACTCACTTATATCTTATTTCTATCATTCAAGGACACTACAAACTGAGACTCATTCCATCGCTCGCTTTCGCTGTTGGACACCTTAAGTAAATGCCGTAGGATGTTGTGCCTGATTGCCAACCGAGACCGGGCACCGAATCAGGCGAATCGATCTCTCTTTCCAACAGTGACAACCCGTGCCCGTGACTGGCGTGTCTCGATGAAAAACGATCTCCTCGCCACGCAAGAATCTCTTCGCCTTCTTTCGCTCCACTCTCCCCCCCCCGCTACCAGCAGAACCACAGACCAATCAATCGGTGCGCAGACACACGCAGACGCCACACAGCGGGCCACCAAATtgtgggtggtggtgatggggtGTTGGTGTGTACGCCGCCGCCTTCGTTCTTGATTGGACTAATTAATTGATTGCATAATTGGTACGGGGGAACCATCGGCGAAAAGGTGAACGGAAGAAGCGGAAAGGATTGAGAACTTAGTGACACGGGCGGTAGTCGGGGGCGTTAGCAACCGACCAACCAACCCgaccggctgctgctgttcgcaaTTTGAGCTGTCGGAAATGATACCACACAACAGCCGGCGCGCCGGCTAATACCGGTAACGCAAACACAACAGCCAGTGATAAGGAATGATTTTCGTCCCTACCCCACCAAGGGCCCGGGTGATACCCTTTGATTGGGTTATTGGAGCACGTTGGagatatggtttttttttctctgatttttgttttttgtttcgttttgcaaATAAATCGAATTGAATACAGAGAAAATCACACAACAAGACACAAGATATCATGTGAAAATGGAGTATACTTTTTacgtttcttttttcgtttttgattGCTGCGCAAAAAGGTCAAAGGGCCCAATGGGCTAGAAAGGGAAAACGGATTATAGGGACGAGGAGTTTGCGGTGCAGGCATTGGTCGTGACCATCTCATGATAATAATGCACTCATTAGGCATGGCtttaaaaaggaataaaacgCAAAACACTTTCAAGAGCGAAATTAGACGAAATAGCGGAGAGCATATTAGATTTATAATCCTTGAAATATATATTAATATCTCATTCAAAAATGTCCGGCTAACGAGAGCTTTGCATAGCCTTAAACGCGCTATGAACGTTGCAAGACAGTTATCTTTTTCCTATGAAAGAAACGAGTAGGTGTGTCGATTCAATTGATGGTTGGTGGACTGTTTTTtcttgtaattttaaacacaaattCAACACAGTCCGTGAAGTGCTGACATGTGATTATTTGTACTAAAATTCCTCTTCCAAGCCACATAGACACACGCCCACAAGCCTTTGACGTCTTTATGCTGTACTGTGTGCAAagagtgtcttttttttttaatcgaacGACGTCAAGATGAGGGAAAGTAAAGCCAGTCCCATCCGTCTGGCGTACATTTCTCGGTATATTGCGCCAGTCCTCCTACGTCAATTTGCAAAACCACATCACTCCCGCCAATCTACCCCCAACTTTGCAGCAGAAACAGATGGTGGTTGGTCGGGCGAATACAGCGAAAAATAATTGTTCCGGGGCTCCCCAACTTTCATCCTCTTCCAACACATCACCAACCGTACACCATCCCTCCCCACCCCGATGCCGGCAACGTTACAGGCCCTGGTTTGTGGCCAAGGCTATAAAACGAAACACCGGCTGACTAAACACACCGCCCTCCCTCACCGCACCAAGCGCCCGAGAAcggtcaaacacacaaacaattgACATTCATTATGTAAAGTAGGTTTAATGGTactattttgttttccattcacGTGCTCCGGGGGTTGGGGTTGGGAAAGAGGCAAGAGGGAGGACTAGAAGCGTCCTTTTTTGCTGCAAGTGGTGCTTTCTTACGTTCTCCTTCACCGAATCTTTGTTCACTGAGTATCGAAATGTGGCTGTTTCGATTTCGTTAAATGTTTTTCTTactttttgcattaaaattttgtaagaaaattgtttttttttactaataaAAGTTGTTCATTACAAATCATGAAGGTGTTTGAACAGAAATTATGTGACACTGGGTACGACTGGAAACGTACGGGGATGAAACTGGGGCGAAAATTACACTCCTGTGTCCGAACATCCATTCCGCTTAAAGCTTTGAAGTTTCCAACAGTTGTTCTCTAATGTCTAACCATCTTCGTCTTAAAGCGGTTCGGATACGATTTGACATTGCAGCAACAAGAACACGCTTGCTGCCATTCCGCACCGGGCAGTAGCAGTGATGCTCAACCAGTCGAAGGTCCAAAGCACAAAGAACCCGGAATCAAGGGCTCAAGGATTGAACAAGCAAGTTTGTTTACAGTTCAACGGCCGAGAGCACTGGTTCAAACTAGtggtgtgctctctggagcgcacctACAACTACAATCCGATTCCTGCAATTGTTAGTCTGACTTCCGACTTCGGCTAAATTTGAACCACTTGTTGTGCCCCGAGTCCTCGGAAGTAGTGTTAGGTTTTATGAATCCTTCGTTGATTCATATAAATCTTCAGAGATGAATGATTCGCATCTCTATAGATTCgcgaatctccaaagattcgcgaatctccaaagattcgcgaatctctaaagattcatgagtcTCTATAGATTTATGATTATCTCTTTCCAACCATTCATGAATCTCGTGAGATTCAGCAATCTTCCAAGATTGTCCAGGGGttaatgaatctttagagatgtataattttaaaaatattgaatttgctCAATGCCATACAGTGGttaactcgcacgacttaacaacatgctcgtcgtgggttcaagccttgCATGGATCGTCTTGCATggaagtctcgaaagcctgtgtaggctggcatgaccacgtaggttgttacgccaagcagaagaataataaaaacctCAAGCTCTAATGAATCTTTGGGGATTTATGAATCGTAAATCTTTGGGGAATAGAGATTCGTAAATCTTTCGAGATATATGAATTTTTCCAACAGAGATTCGaattcattgaatcatttcagAGATTCATTCAGATACATGAACCTGAATCAGATTCCCTGAATTTTAATTCAGATAGATCTACTcgggagtcgtccggagtcggccaAAGATGGCCTTTGCAATTCGTTGTTATCTAGCATTTTATCGACCCGGAGTCAGCAGGTGTCGGAATTGGAGATGAAATGCCTGCTTGACAAAATATTGCACTGGCCGTTTCAGGCCAACAACAGAACGACTTCGGATGATTCCGGATGACgtcagacgactccagacgactccgggctaccccggacgactccgagcgGTTGCGGACGGCTCCAGAGGCTTCCAAACGGCTCCGGATAATGCTGGACCTACCTTCTGAGGTCGGTTCTGAAATTgtcggagtcgactccagatttttgtcaactttaaCCATCACTAGTTCAAACCACAATGCCACAGGGGCACAGATGCAAGACACGTCGGATTGGAAAGAGGGACTGATCCACTGTTTTGCCAACTCCACGAAATGGTGTACAAAAAATGTAACTTAATGTAGAAAGCTAAACTTACCTCTTATTTCTTTCCCCCTATCGCCACCATACTGTGCAACGATTacgattagttttttttctgcaattTTTCCACGTTTCTGCTGCGGGTAATGGTTTACAGCTTCAATCCGGTCTAGTtggacagagagagacagagagtgaGAGTGGAAGAACACAGGCTTACAatggtgcacacacacacacagcaaacacTGTCACGCATCGTCCCGAAAGGGCACACACTTCGATCGGGAACGGGCAAGGTAAAGGTAATCCGCAAAGCAACACGGCCAACTACCGAGGTCTAGTTGGCCATGAACCAGGGGAGGATGCCTTCGCCTGCTACCGCGATTCACCGCCAACAACACTACGGTACCACACTAGAAAACACTGCAGCACTGCGAACCTGCCAACGGGCCCCGaatagagtgtgtgtgtgagatagagagaaagagagagagagagagagagagagaaagagagagagagacagagagagaaagagggaaggAAATAGTAACACAGCCAAGCGTTATGGTTTCTTTGCCACTGCTTCTTCACCGCACGACACTGCACACTTTTCATACGAAAAACCAGATGCGAGGGCTtcggaaaaaaacacgacaAAAAAGACTGCACACGGACGAAAATGGGGAAAACGAAACACTGAATCACTCTcgggcacgcacacacttagACACTACGTGGGGGAGGGGTGGATACACAACCCCTTCCgggtttcatttcatttcatttcatttcatttatttaatacaatatctgCCATCTGCCATACAATATTTGCGGGTAGCGTAGCAGGGCAGGTGTagcgcagctgctgctgggcaaTTTACTTCGCGAAAAGCACACACCGGTGGGAGTGGATGCTGTGTATTTGTGCTTCAaattctgtgtgtgtatgtgaaggTGCGCTCGAGTGAACGGTCGGTGAAAACCGCAGACAAACTACGCACTTCGCACGCACGTATCAATTTGTTACCGCTCTCCCCGTTTCCTTCGCTAGGAATCGGTCGTACGAAGCGCGAAGGACGTTGTGCAAAATATGTCCGGAAAggggagtgaaaaaaaaaaatcacaatcacttcgaAAACTATTCTGCACTCAGAAAGGACCGGGACACTAATGTAATGTGCGGGGAATAAAAGAACTAATTCAACGTTCACACCACACGAAGGCCACGAAGCGCAATCACTCTCGGCAGAGGGAACCGCAGGGCAAGGGCAAGGAAAACCGTGACGTCGCAAACCGTTCGGGAGGTAAGGCGCTGCGATTAGAGcgacacactaacacacaacaCCCTGTGGGACCTGCGAGATAACCGTCCGGGATCGCCTGGGTAAGATTAGCTCGGCGCGCGCGTCAGCGatgaacgaaacgaaacgaaaccacACATATGCACCCATGCACCGTGTACGTCACACAAACGCCGAGTGgtgtggtgggggggggggggggtttggggTTACGCGAGAGCTCGAGCACGCCAAACCTACCTAGGGGACTAAGCACAGCGCGGTTACGGCAATTGTGACGGACACAAAACAATCGACACCACAGTTGCACGGTTTTTTTTGCCGATTCGCTCGTTCGCTCGGTCCGCAGCCGTGTTGTTCAGTTGCAGCGTTTGACAGCGAATGAAGAGCGATCGGTTGGTGAAGTTTTGGCTTTTCTCCGCTCCGATACGCAGGTTCGGCCATTCGGGTGCCCAT
This is a stretch of genomic DNA from Anopheles merus strain MAF chromosome 2R, AmerM5.1, whole genome shotgun sequence. It encodes these proteins:
- the LOC121603453 gene encoding uncharacterized protein LOC121603453; translation: MGKAKQSTRYLYRNGTQTRPDGKKAWQTDSKTAIYINGSPATTTNTTTIRDSIDSLVTTFCYIAVRERPHLTLSDKTLFVASIGLEKSRTLQTETHSIARFRCWTP